Within the Dechloromonas denitrificans genome, the region CTCGATGCCGCCGCGCTGTGCAAGATGGCCGACCGCGGCCAGATCAAGGGCGGCATCCTGGACGGCCCGCTGGCCTTCGACAACGCCGTCTCGATCGTCGCCGCCAAGACCAAGGGCATCAAGTCGGCGGTGGCCGGCCATGCCGAAATTCTTGTCGTGCCCGACCTCGAATCCGGCAATATGGTCGCCAAGCAACTCGAATACCTCGCCAACGCGCTGACCGCCGGCATCGTCCTCGGCACGCGCGTTCCCATCGTCCTGACCAGCCGCGCCGATACGGCCGAAACCCGCACTGCCTCCTGTGTCATCGCCGCACTGGTCGCCCACGCCAACCGTAAAAAGGTAATTTCCTAAAATGAAACAAGGCATTCTGACGATCAACGCCGGATCTTCGTCCATCAAGTTCGCCCTCTTTTCGCTCGCCCACCCGATTTCTCCGGAAGCCGAAGTGTCCGGCCAGATTGACGGTATCGGCACCGAGGCGACCAAAATGGTCGCCAAGAACAAGGCCGGCGAGCACATTGCCGACCAGTTGCTGGACGGCGAGAAAGTCAGCCACACCCAGGCTTTCGACGCGCTGCTCAAGTGGTTCACCGCCAGCCACGCCGACTGGGAAATCGTCGCCGTCGGCCATCGCGTCGTGCATGGCGGCGAGCACTATTCGAAACCCATCGTCATCACACCGCATGTACTCACCCGGCTGACCAGCTATGTCCCGCTCGCCCCGCTGCACCAGCCGCACAACGTCGCCGGCATTGTCGCCCTGGAAACGCTGCTGCCGAAGGTGCCGCAGGTCGCCTGCTTCGACACCGCCTTCCACCGCAGCCAGCCGGATGTCGCCCAGATTTTCGGCCTGCCCCGCTCGATCACCGCCGAAGGCGTCAGGCGTTACGGTTTCCACGGCCTGTCCTACGAGTACATCGCCCGCGCCCTGCCGCAGCATTCGCGACGTGCCGACGGCCGCGTCGTCGTCGCCCACCTCGGCAACGGCGCCAGCATGGCGGCTATGGTCAATCGCAAATGCGTCGCGACGACGCTTGGCTTCTCGACCATCGATGGCCTGGTGATGGGCACCCGCGTCGGCAACCTCGACCCCGGCGTCGTCCTGCACCTGATGGAAACCAAGGGGCTGAGCGTCAAGGACATGACCAAGATGCTCTACAAGGAATCCGGCCTGCTCGGGGTGTCCGGTATCAGTCAGGACATGCGCACGCTGCTTTCCTCCGACAAGCCGGAAGCCGAGGAAGCGGTCAACCTGTTCTGCTACCGCATCGCCCGCGAACTCGGCTCGCTGGCCGCTGCGTCCGGCGGCATCGACGCGCTGGTATTCACTGGCGGCATCGGCGAGCACGCCGCCGAAGTCCGGCGCCGCGTCTGCCTGCAGTCCGAGTGGCTGGGCATCCGGCTGAATCCGGAAGCCAACGCCCGGCACGACCTGTTCATCAGCGCCGGTAACAGCAGCGTCGATGTGCTGGTCATTCCGACCAACGAAGAATGGATGATGGCCCACCACGCCCAGACGCTGCTCGCGCTGTAACGACCAAGGCACCGTTGCGACACTGCAAAAAAAAGGCCCGACGAGCAATCGCCGGGCCTTTTTTCGTTGGCGTCGCCGCCGCTCAGACCATCATCAGCACCGATTTCTGTTCCAGATAGGCATCGAGCGCCGAGCGCCCCATCTCCTTGCCGAAGCCGGACTGCTTGTAGCCGCCGAAAGGCAGCGCCGGGTCGAGCATGTTGTGGCAATTGACCCAGACGGTGCCCGACTTGATCTTGGGAATCAGCCGATGCACCCGCGCCAGGTCGTTCGACCAGATGCTGGCGCCCAGGCCGAACGGCGTGTCGTTGG harbors:
- a CDS encoding acetate/propionate family kinase produces the protein MKQGILTINAGSSSIKFALFSLAHPISPEAEVSGQIDGIGTEATKMVAKNKAGEHIADQLLDGEKVSHTQAFDALLKWFTASHADWEIVAVGHRVVHGGEHYSKPIVITPHVLTRLTSYVPLAPLHQPHNVAGIVALETLLPKVPQVACFDTAFHRSQPDVAQIFGLPRSITAEGVRRYGFHGLSYEYIARALPQHSRRADGRVVVAHLGNGASMAAMVNRKCVATTLGFSTIDGLVMGTRVGNLDPGVVLHLMETKGLSVKDMTKMLYKESGLLGVSGISQDMRTLLSSDKPEAEEAVNLFCYRIARELGSLAAASGGIDALVFTGGIGEHAAEVRRRVCLQSEWLGIRLNPEANARHDLFISAGNSSVDVLVIPTNEEWMMAHHAQTLLAL